Below is a genomic region from Sinorhizobium fredii USDA 257.
AAGGTCCCGGCGGCGCAATCGGTCCAGCGGGCGCCTGCGTGGCGACCCAAGCCCACTGATGAAGGAGTTCACAATGACGACCGGAAAGGCAGCTATCCTGCGCCGCCCTTGGGAGCTGAAGTCTAAGGACCGCACGCGCCGAACCGCTTGTCACGTGCGAGGTTTCGACCAGCGCGCTTAAGGGCGTTACCGTCTTGGGCGTCGGCGTCCCAATCGGCCTGCGGAGATCGCGTGATGGTTCTCGACGCCAAGCGATCGCACAAATCGGCGACGTCCACTGCGTGCTTATCCCGACGACGCGGCCTCGATCCGGCAAGGGCGCCGCACCGCAATCCGCTCGGCAATTCAATTGATGCGTGTCTATTTCGATCGCGCACAAACGTCACACATTCCGAGGCTGTGGCGTCCTATGGTCTATGATGCGTAATCCGGGTGCGTCAGTTCAGTTGCGACATTTTCCCTGACTCTCGCGCTGGCAGCGTTTGGCGGCTGGGTTATGTGGCATTTCGATATGCCGCTCGCCTGGCTCGCCGGCGCAATCATCGCCACCGGCGTGGGTGCGCTGTTCGGGCTGCCTGTGGCTATCCCTCCCTTCGCTCGACTGCCAATGACCGCCGCTATTGGCGCAATGCTCGGAACGTCGTTCTCGCCTGCAGTGTTCGAGCATGCCGGTTGGTGGCCTAGCGGTGTTCATCGTGGCCGCGAGCGCATTGGGCTACATCTATTTCCGGCGTGTGGCGGGATTTGACCATCCCACGGCCTTTTTCTCGGCAATGCCGGGAGGCGTTGTCGACATGGTGACACTCGGCCTGGAACGCGGCGGCGACGAGAAGAAGATCGCGCTCGTCCAGACCACTCGGATCATCTTGGTGGCACTTTCCTTGCCGTTCCTGATACCGAGCGTTGCCGGAGGCGCGCCGCATGGCACCCGCGTCGCTTTCGTTCCGCTCGCGAGCTTCTGCGTCAAGGACGTTGTGTGGTTCTCCGCAGCCGTTTTGCTCGGAGTGGTTGCCGGAAGATTGCTGCGCCTGCCAGCGCGCTATTTGCTCGGGCCCATGTCTGCAAGTGCCATCATGCATTGGGATTGACGCAATTCGAGTTGCCGACTGCGGCACGCGCCGTGGCGCAAGTCGTCATCGGGGCAACCATCGGCTGCCGTCTCGCAATGCCGCCGCCTCGAAAGATCGTGGAAGTCATCGGCTTGTCCTTCGGCTCTACAATCCTGTTTTGTCCGTGACGCTGGTCTTCGCGAGCGTTCTCTCCTTCCTGACAGGAGACCGGTTCACCGCTCTCATGCTCGCCTACTCGCCGGGAAATGTCGCCGAGATAAGCCTCATTTCTTTGTCGCTTGGCGTCGAGATGCCCTATGTTGTCCTCCATCAAATTGTCCGGCTCTTTCTGGTAGCAGCAGGAGCAGCGGCCGTGTTTCGGTGGGTGAAGCGCTAAAGAGGTCGGAATTCCCTGCAAGGCTACATAGGTTCGCGTGGTGCTGAAATCGGCGGGTCATGCAGATGGTGGGCGAAACCTTCGCCCGTGTTCTCTTCCCCAATCCTGACGCGCGACCTGCTCGGAGCCTGATGACCATCCTTATGTCTAACTGTTAGTAAGGCCGAACTTTTAACCTCCTTGGAGTGCGCCCTTTGGGCTGGACATGTATCAGGCTGCGGATTTGCCAGTTTTGGGGCGAGCCACCTCAACGGGCGTTATGATTTCCGGTGGATGTGGTTCTGTGCGTCAAGTTCAGGAAATTGAGGTGGGCATGGCGCTGGACATGCGGCGCGAAGCAGAATGTCTTGGACGGCGGCGACGGCAGTCCGATCTTCAGTCTTGGTCGGTTGAGTTCCTCGTGGGGGCATCAGGTGACGGGAACATCACCGGCCTGCCACCGCCCCTCTCAGAGAATTTGCAGAACTCTCAGCACATTACCGTGAA
It encodes:
- a CDS encoding AbrB family transcriptional regulator, translated to MTLVFASVLSFLTGDRFTALMLAYSPGNVAEISLISLSLGVEMPYVVLHQIVRLFLVAAGAAAVFRWVKR